A genomic segment from uncultured Alistipes sp. encodes:
- a CDS encoding DNA gyrase/topoisomerase IV subunit A, protein MAKNKDRDDLIPEEALDGGAPTPDAADGAADGAADEATDGVDDAAADEEADGAADAADGAEAPGDTAAGTPPAKSGKFDRLTQDEGDVRKLTGMYKNWFLDYASYVILERAVPHVEDGLKPVQRRILHAMKVVDDGRYNKVANLVGQTMQYHPHGDASIKDALVQLGQKDLLIDCQGNWGNILTGDEAAAGRYIEARLSKFALDVVFNKKTTEWMLSYDGRKEEPVTLPIKFPLLLAQGSDGIAVGLASKILPHNFNELINAAIAHLQGREFRLYPDFPTGGMADVSRYNDGLRGGTVKVRAKISKIDKRTLAITEIPYTTTTESIKDSIIKANDKGKIKIRKVDDNTADKVEIIIQVAPDESSDKTIDALYAFTDCEVSIAPNACVIWDEKPHFLGVSEILRRSAEHTRSLLGQELKIRLGELNEAWHAASLEKIFIENKLYQLIEGCKTREEAYAAVDKGLEPFKKRLRREVTLEDVQRLTELKFIRISRYDSEKADNEIKQIEEDIRTTQYNLEHLTEYTVAWYERIRDKYGKGRERRTELREFDSIEATKVAVTNAKLYVDRAEGFFGIGKSMKDAEFVCDCSDIDDVIVFTKDGRYVITKVSDKAFFDKGIYYIGVFKRNDERTIYNVLYRDGKNGPIMMKRCAIKGITRDKEYDITKGTPKSEILYMSVNPNGEAEVLKVYFKPRPRLKKVIVDLDFSTLAIKGRQSQGNLFSRYGIHKIVLKERGTSTLGGQDIWFDEDVRRLNADGRGRLLGEFKGDDKLIVWTAKNQYYITGYDLGQHFPDDTTYVGRYSPDRVYSLCYYDQGQQYYYMKRFTAELSDKMQDFLDPEDRFVCVTERSGAKLEITYKGAHASRPADLVDVDEFVGVKSHRAKGKRLTTYEVDRLRMIEPEFPPEPEPSEDETLDGGILSETSDDGAQTSDNVENTSVKEPSKEPSGEIVSDAGLPRTGSEAGGVAFEIERPKGDTEQAIDPEQLNLF, encoded by the coding sequence ATGGCAAAGAACAAGGATAGAGACGATCTGATTCCGGAGGAGGCGCTCGACGGGGGCGCCCCGACCCCGGATGCGGCAGACGGGGCGGCAGACGGGGCGGCGGACGAGGCGACGGACGGAGTGGACGATGCGGCGGCGGACGAAGAGGCAGACGGGGCGGCGGATGCGGCCGATGGGGCGGAAGCTCCCGGAGATACCGCCGCGGGAACACCTCCGGCGAAGTCTGGAAAATTCGACCGCCTGACGCAGGACGAGGGCGACGTGCGCAAACTGACGGGCATGTACAAGAACTGGTTCCTGGACTACGCTTCGTACGTGATCCTGGAACGCGCCGTTCCGCACGTCGAGGATGGGCTGAAACCGGTCCAGCGACGGATCCTGCACGCGATGAAGGTGGTGGACGACGGCCGCTACAACAAGGTGGCGAACCTCGTGGGTCAGACCATGCAGTACCACCCGCACGGCGACGCCTCGATCAAGGATGCGCTGGTGCAGCTGGGGCAGAAGGACCTCTTGATCGACTGCCAGGGTAACTGGGGTAATATCCTCACGGGCGACGAGGCTGCGGCGGGCCGTTATATCGAGGCGCGGCTGTCGAAATTCGCGCTGGATGTGGTCTTCAACAAGAAGACTACGGAGTGGATGCTGTCGTACGACGGCCGCAAGGAGGAGCCGGTGACGCTTCCGATCAAGTTTCCGCTGCTGCTGGCGCAGGGCTCGGACGGTATCGCCGTGGGGCTGGCGTCGAAGATCCTGCCGCACAACTTCAACGAGCTGATCAATGCGGCGATCGCACACCTGCAGGGGCGCGAGTTCCGGCTCTACCCGGACTTCCCGACGGGGGGCATGGCGGACGTGAGCCGCTATAACGACGGCCTGCGGGGCGGTACGGTGAAGGTGCGTGCGAAGATTTCGAAGATCGACAAGCGGACATTGGCCATTACGGAGATCCCCTATACGACGACGACCGAATCGATCAAGGATTCGATCATCAAGGCCAACGACAAGGGGAAGATCAAGATCCGGAAGGTGGACGACAATACGGCGGACAAGGTGGAGATCATCATCCAGGTGGCTCCGGACGAGTCGTCGGACAAGACGATCGACGCGCTCTACGCCTTCACGGACTGCGAGGTGTCGATTGCGCCGAACGCCTGCGTGATCTGGGACGAGAAGCCGCACTTCCTGGGCGTTTCGGAGATCCTGCGCCGCTCGGCCGAGCATACGCGGTCGCTGCTCGGGCAGGAGCTGAAAATCCGCCTCGGGGAGTTGAACGAGGCGTGGCACGCGGCGTCGCTCGAAAAGATCTTCATCGAGAACAAACTCTACCAGCTGATCGAGGGTTGCAAGACCCGCGAGGAGGCCTATGCCGCCGTGGACAAGGGGCTGGAACCCTTCAAGAAACGGCTGCGACGTGAAGTAACGCTTGAAGACGTGCAGCGCCTCACGGAACTGAAGTTCATCCGCATTTCGCGCTACGATTCGGAGAAGGCCGACAACGAGATCAAGCAGATCGAGGAGGATATCAGGACGACGCAATACAATCTCGAACACCTGACGGAGTATACGGTGGCATGGTACGAGCGGATCCGCGACAAGTACGGCAAGGGGCGCGAGCGGCGCACGGAGCTGCGGGAGTTCGACTCGATCGAGGCGACGAAGGTGGCGGTGACGAACGCGAAACTCTACGTCGACCGGGCCGAAGGGTTCTTCGGCATCGGGAAGTCGATGAAGGATGCGGAGTTCGTGTGCGACTGTTCGGACATCGACGACGTGATCGTCTTCACGAAGGACGGGCGTTACGTCATCACGAAGGTGAGTGACAAGGCCTTCTTTGACAAGGGCATCTACTACATCGGGGTCTTCAAGCGCAACGACGAGCGGACGATCTACAACGTGCTGTACCGCGACGGGAAGAACGGCCCGATCATGATGAAGCGGTGTGCGATCAAGGGGATCACGCGCGACAAGGAGTACGACATCACGAAGGGTACGCCGAAAAGCGAGATCCTGTATATGTCTGTGAATCCGAACGGTGAGGCCGAGGTCCTGAAGGTTTACTTCAAGCCGCGTCCGCGTCTGAAGAAGGTGATCGTGGACCTGGATTTCTCGACGCTGGCCATCAAGGGACGCCAGAGTCAGGGCAACCTCTTCTCGCGTTACGGCATCCACAAGATCGTGCTGAAGGAGCGGGGGACCTCGACGCTGGGCGGCCAGGACATCTGGTTCGACGAGGATGTGCGTCGGTTGAATGCCGACGGTCGGGGCCGTCTGCTGGGCGAGTTCAAGGGCGACGACAAGCTGATCGTCTGGACGGCCAAGAACCAGTATTACATTACGGGTTACGACCTCGGGCAGCATTTCCCCGACGATACGACCTACGTGGGGCGCTACTCGCCCGACCGGGTCTACAGCCTCTGCTACTACGACCAGGGGCAGCAGTACTACTACATGAAGCGTTTCACGGCGGAGTTGTCGGACAAGATGCAGGATTTTCTCGATCCGGAGGACCGGTTCGTCTGCGTGACGGAGCGGTCCGGCGCGAAGCTGGAGATCACCTACAAGGGGGCTCACGCCTCGCGTCCGGCGGATCTGGTCGACGTCGACGAGTTTGTCGGGGTGAAGAGCCACCGTGCGAAGGGCAAGCGCTTGACCACCTACGAGGTGGACAGGCTGCGGATGATCGAGCCGGAATTTCCGCCGGAGCCGGAACCGTCTGAGGACGAGACGCTTGACGGCGGCATATTGTCGGAAACATCGGATGACGGTGCGCAAACGTCTGACAACGTGGAGAATACATCCGTAAAAGAGCCGTCGAAGGAGCCGTCGGGCGAAATCGTCTCGGATGCGGGGCTGCCCCGCACGGGCTCGGAAGCGGGCGGCGTGGCCTTCGAGATCGAACGTCCGAAGGGCGATACCGAGCAGGCGATCGACCCCGAACAACTGAATCTTTTCTGA
- a CDS encoding shikimate kinase, with amino-acid sequence MGLVFLIGYMGCGKSTLGRRLARRLRVPFVDTDSRVEEREGASVSDLFRYEGERRFREIEREVLDASIAEYPSAVISTGGGLPVWGDNMARMNAAGHTVYLRRSAENIASRLSPYGRRKRPRLRGLNDEELVAFMTQDMAAREPFYARAKLIVECEGCSDDEIVERIVTHAAD; translated from the coding sequence ATGGGCCTGGTTTTTCTGATCGGATATATGGGTTGCGGCAAGAGCACCCTGGGGCGTCGGCTGGCCCGGCGCCTGAGGGTCCCGTTCGTCGATACCGACTCGCGGGTCGAGGAGCGGGAGGGGGCTTCGGTCTCGGACCTCTTCCGCTACGAGGGTGAACGGCGCTTCCGGGAGATCGAGCGGGAGGTGCTCGACGCCTCGATTGCCGAATACCCCTCGGCGGTGATCTCCACGGGGGGCGGACTGCCCGTCTGGGGCGACAACATGGCGCGGATGAATGCCGCGGGACACACGGTCTATCTGCGGCGTTCGGCGGAGAACATCGCCAGCCGCCTGAGCCCCTACGGACGCCGGAAACGCCCCCGGCTGCGGGGTTTGAACGACGAGGAACTGGTCGCCTTCATGACGCAGGACATGGCCGCCCGCGAACCTTTCTATGCCCGGGCGAAGCTGATCGTCGAGTGCGAAGGGTGTTCGGACGACGAAATCGTCGAGCGGATCGTCACGCACGCCGCAGATTGA
- the murI gene encoding glutamate racemase: protein MNNAPIGVYDSGLGGLTVWREIRRALPGESLTYLGDGKNCPYGSRPREEIRQLADVAVGRLVAEGCKLVVVACNTATAAAIDFLRAKYAEVPIVGMEPAVKPACLATRSRVVGVLATERSLDGDLFRRTAAKYGEGIEVLMVPGRGFVELVEDDREAAPEAEACVRAAVEPMLAQGADQIVLGCTHYPFLLPVLERVVAGRGVTIVDPSPAVARRVVQLLDRDGLRAAAEHRPEFAFRTFADEAYRRRLEQKAFESL, encoded by the coding sequence GTGAACAATGCACCCATAGGCGTTTACGATTCGGGACTGGGCGGTCTGACCGTCTGGCGCGAGATCCGGCGTGCCCTGCCCGGGGAGTCGCTGACGTACCTCGGCGACGGGAAGAACTGTCCCTACGGTTCGCGGCCCCGGGAGGAGATTCGGCAACTGGCCGATGTTGCCGTGGGGCGGCTTGTGGCGGAGGGCTGCAAGCTCGTCGTCGTGGCCTGCAATACGGCGACGGCCGCGGCGATCGACTTCCTGCGTGCGAAATACGCCGAGGTGCCGATCGTCGGCATGGAACCGGCGGTGAAGCCCGCCTGCCTGGCCACCCGGAGCCGGGTGGTGGGGGTGCTGGCCACGGAACGGAGCCTCGACGGCGACCTGTTCCGCCGCACGGCCGCGAAGTATGGCGAGGGGATCGAGGTGCTGATGGTGCCCGGGCGCGGTTTCGTGGAGCTGGTCGAGGACGACCGCGAGGCGGCGCCCGAGGCCGAAGCGTGTGTGCGGGCCGCCGTGGAGCCGATGCTGGCGCAGGGTGCCGACCAGATTGTCCTGGGGTGCACGCACTATCCCTTCCTGCTGCCCGTGTTGGAACGGGTCGTGGCGGGGCGCGGCGTGACGATCGTCGATCCGTCGCCCGCCGTGGCGCGGCGGGTCGTGCAGCTGCTCGACCGGGACGGCCTGCGGGCTGCTGCGGAGCACCGCCCGGAGTTCGCCTTCCGGACCTTTGCCGATGAAGCCTATCGGCGGCGCCTCGAACAGAAGGCTTTCGAATCCCTGTAA
- a CDS encoding DNA translocase FtsK 4TM domain-containing protein: MASRNTSTNSRQNVQRSNRDSARWIAGLLLLCVGIFAAAAVFFSFFSWAADQSVLQKTAEDRELLGAEIENPCGPLGARLGRLLVDNSFGVFGILIPVMLILIGLRIIRQQPLRLNQSILSLFFIMILGSMTLGYLFDMRWSLCSSTGWGGAFGNLMACRHPYGGGETIGLLPGAIGSLGTLILLVGGWILTGVFINRNFINKVNRAGNVLVDQSEKIVDTVRSKVIHPRGEEDTPLDGPAPLADAATGGRAAAETAAKAPRTSEPAVRNADAAARPGMGTGEANTKGAELREPGMRRAEGADAKGAGSGAAGLQVERPAGPRGGEPGSAGSASAAQRENVRRPAADESPFVELTSDGRPIVPPTEVAASAPESGEAGVFTEVDLSHPEGRVVMGRGGLVELERPQRRESAPGGVVGDPDDPFIEITVGGDGEPVGNEPVAEELRHDAEAIELLDASETVTAAEHGAAATGRATLPAGGAAGSGAPAEGIVVTVEEHEAKLVDAKSIPTESYDPLKDLVNYRKPPVTLLEDYISDSEVSDEEIYENKTRIEETLKYFGIPIQRIKATVGPTVTLYEIVQAQGVKISKIQGLQNDIAQSLKAESGIRIIAPIPGRGTIGIEVPNRNKQVVSMYSAIRSLRFQESKAELPVVIGRTIQNENFVFDLTKMPHLLVAGATGQGKSVGLNAIITSLLYRKHPAQLKFVMIDPKMVEFSLYAKIERHFLAKMQSEEEAIVTDPKKAVYTLNSLCVEMDERLELCKKAEVRNISEYNAKFVARRLNPQHKHRYLPYIVVVIDEFADLIMTAKEVEIPVTRLAQKARAIGIHLIIATQRPSVDVITGKIKANFPARIAFRVMQMIDSRTIIDRPGADQLIGRGDMLISKDGELTRIQCALVETREVERIVDYISKQQGYTEAYELPDYTPDNGDGGGQVGGEESSAPVKYDSLFAEIARDAVSSGQISTSMIQRNYEVGFNRAGRIMMQLERAGIVGRQQGAKPRDILFYDLPSLEAKLQELGVS; the protein is encoded by the coding sequence ATGGCATCCCGAAATACATCCACCAACTCCCGGCAGAACGTCCAGCGCTCGAATCGGGACAGCGCCCGCTGGATTGCGGGCCTGCTGCTCCTGTGCGTGGGGATTTTCGCCGCCGCGGCGGTTTTCTTCTCCTTTTTCAGCTGGGCCGCGGATCAAAGCGTCCTGCAAAAAACCGCCGAGGACCGCGAGTTGCTCGGTGCCGAGATCGAAAACCCCTGCGGGCCCCTCGGCGCCCGCCTGGGACGCCTGCTGGTCGACAATTCGTTCGGCGTCTTCGGGATCCTGATCCCCGTGATGCTGATCCTCATCGGGTTGCGGATCATCCGTCAGCAGCCGCTGCGGCTCAACCAGTCGATCCTCTCGCTCTTCTTCATCATGATTCTCGGGTCGATGACCCTGGGATACCTCTTCGACATGCGTTGGAGTCTCTGTTCGAGTACGGGCTGGGGCGGGGCCTTCGGAAACCTTATGGCCTGCCGCCATCCCTATGGCGGCGGTGAGACGATCGGGCTGCTGCCCGGAGCCATCGGGTCGCTCGGGACGCTGATCCTGCTTGTCGGAGGCTGGATCCTCACGGGCGTCTTCATCAACCGCAACTTCATTAACAAGGTCAACCGGGCGGGCAACGTCCTGGTGGATCAGAGCGAAAAGATCGTCGATACGGTCCGCAGCAAGGTGATTCATCCCCGCGGCGAGGAGGATACCCCGCTCGACGGGCCCGCTCCGCTGGCGGATGCCGCGACGGGAGGGCGCGCCGCAGCGGAGACTGCGGCAAAGGCGCCCCGGACTTCGGAACCGGCGGTGCGGAATGCCGATGCGGCGGCCCGGCCGGGCATGGGAACCGGGGAGGCGAATACGAAGGGTGCGGAGCTCCGGGAGCCGGGAATGCGGCGTGCGGAGGGGGCCGATGCGAAGGGTGCGGGATCCGGTGCTGCGGGACTGCAGGTCGAGCGCCCGGCCGGGCCGCGCGGCGGAGAGCCGGGGAGTGCCGGTTCCGCGTCGGCGGCACAGCGGGAGAACGTCCGGCGTCCGGCGGCGGATGAAAGCCCCTTTGTGGAGTTGACGTCCGACGGCCGTCCCATTGTGCCGCCGACGGAGGTCGCGGCTTCCGCCCCCGAATCCGGGGAGGCGGGGGTATTTACCGAGGTGGACCTCTCGCACCCCGAAGGGCGTGTGGTGATGGGCCGCGGCGGACTGGTCGAACTGGAGCGTCCGCAGCGCCGGGAAAGTGCTCCGGGCGGAGTGGTCGGCGATCCGGATGATCCGTTTATCGAGATCACGGTCGGCGGCGACGGGGAGCCCGTTGGCAACGAACCGGTTGCGGAAGAGTTGCGGCACGATGCGGAGGCGATCGAATTGCTGGACGCCTCGGAGACGGTGACGGCGGCGGAGCATGGCGCCGCGGCAACGGGCCGGGCGACGCTTCCGGCAGGCGGTGCCGCGGGGAGCGGAGCTCCGGCGGAGGGGATTGTGGTGACGGTCGAGGAGCACGAGGCGAAGCTCGTTGACGCGAAGTCGATCCCCACGGAGAGCTACGATCCGCTGAAGGACCTGGTGAACTACCGCAAACCGCCCGTAACGCTGCTGGAGGACTATATCTCGGATTCGGAGGTCTCGGACGAGGAGATTTACGAGAACAAGACCCGCATCGAGGAGACGCTCAAGTATTTCGGCATTCCGATCCAGCGGATCAAGGCCACGGTGGGCCCCACGGTGACGCTCTACGAAATCGTCCAGGCCCAGGGCGTCAAGATCTCGAAGATCCAGGGGCTGCAGAACGACATCGCCCAGAGCCTCAAGGCCGAATCGGGCATCCGCATCATCGCGCCGATCCCGGGCCGCGGAACGATCGGCATCGAGGTCCCGAACCGCAATAAACAGGTCGTTTCGATGTATTCGGCGATCCGTTCGCTGCGCTTCCAGGAGTCGAAGGCCGAACTGCCGGTAGTCATCGGACGTACGATCCAGAATGAGAATTTCGTCTTCGACCTGACGAAGATGCCCCACCTGCTCGTGGCGGGTGCCACGGGACAGGGCAAGTCCGTCGGGCTGAATGCCATCATCACGTCGCTGCTCTACCGCAAGCATCCCGCGCAGCTGAAATTCGTGATGATCGACCCCAAGATGGTCGAGTTCTCGCTCTACGCCAAGATCGAACGCCACTTCCTGGCCAAGATGCAGTCCGAGGAGGAGGCGATCGTCACCGATCCCAAAAAGGCGGTCTATACGCTCAACTCGCTGTGCGTGGAGATGGACGAGCGGCTGGAACTCTGCAAGAAGGCCGAGGTGCGCAACATCTCGGAATACAATGCGAAATTCGTCGCCCGGCGTCTGAACCCCCAGCACAAGCACCGTTACCTGCCCTATATCGTGGTGGTGATCGACGAGTTCGCCGACCTGATCATGACGGCCAAGGAGGTCGAGATCCCTGTGACGCGCCTGGCCCAGAAGGCCCGCGCCATCGGTATCCACCTGATTATCGCCACGCAGCGTCCGTCGGTCGATGTCATCACGGGAAAGATCAAGGCCAATTTCCCGGCCCGTATCGCCTTCCGCGTGATGCAGATGATCGACTCGCGGACGATTATCGACCGCCCGGGTGCCGACCAGCTGATCGGCCGGGGTGACATGCTCATCTCGAAGGACGGCGAACTGACCCGTATCCAGTGTGCGCTGGTCGAGACCCGGGAGGTCGAACGCATCGTCGACTATATCTCCAAACAGCAGGGTTACACCGAGGCTTACGAACTGCCCGACTATACGCCCGACAACGGCGACGGCGGCGGACAGGTGGGCGGCGAGGAGTCCTCGGCGCCGGTGAAGTACGATTCGCTTTTTGCCGAGATCGCACGCGATGCGGTGTCGAGCGGCCAGATCTCGACGTCGATGATTCAGCGCAACTACGAGGTGGGATTCAACCGTGCGGGGCGCATCATGATGCAGCTCGAAAGGGCCGGGATTGTCGGCCGTCAGCAGGGGGCCAAGCCGCGGGACATCCTCTTTTACGACCTTCCCTCGCTGGAGGCCAAGCTGCAGGAGCTGGGGGTGTCGTAG
- a CDS encoding tyrosine-type recombinase/integrase: MKVSVYLKKCSPETSNICFRVREKSVDIKVVSPLEVQDRYWASDTLSYRRTTAVPAAEQKRLPGQIASIIERAENTFTDKADGRWMRQVIEDVLYPARAFERNHPNLLARVHEYLEKFDGAERTKEHIIRFERRMSRYHDYRREILGEADFTLFVETVTLEQMNAFRDYVVNEYRLRQEHSNFYAPRTLINHRPRPLSGTTVINIMNLFCTFLHWCKKMKYSDNEVYVLYGCKEPTYGDPFFLTSEERNILYDADLNDNPKLAVIRDIFVFHCYVGCRVGDLYRLTRANIKDGFLEYMPQKTKKCQAKTVRVPLHEKALKILERYDANADRLFPFKQIHTYNLGIRELLKRCGLDRMVTILDTHGYNTVQKPLYEVATSHTARKTFVGNLYRQVPDPNLIASMSGHVEGSRAFSRYRTIDDDMKRRLVDMID, from the coding sequence ATGAAAGTTTCCGTCTATCTGAAAAAGTGCTCCCCAGAGACCTCGAACATCTGTTTCCGGGTCAGGGAGAAGAGTGTAGACATAAAAGTGGTCTCACCTCTTGAGGTGCAGGACAGGTATTGGGCTTCCGACACCCTCAGTTACAGGCGCACGACGGCTGTCCCTGCCGCCGAGCAGAAACGCCTGCCCGGACAGATTGCCTCCATCATCGAGCGGGCGGAGAATACATTCACGGACAAGGCGGACGGCAGGTGGATGAGGCAGGTCATCGAGGATGTGCTGTACCCGGCCCGCGCCTTCGAGCGTAACCACCCGAACCTGCTCGCCCGTGTCCACGAGTATCTGGAAAAATTCGACGGGGCGGAAAGGACCAAGGAGCACATCATACGCTTCGAGCGCAGGATGTCGCGCTACCATGACTACCGGCGGGAGATACTGGGCGAGGCTGATTTCACCCTCTTCGTGGAGACCGTCACGCTGGAGCAGATGAACGCTTTCAGAGATTATGTCGTGAACGAGTACAGGCTGCGGCAGGAGCATTCAAACTTCTATGCACCCCGCACGCTCATCAACCACAGGCCGAGGCCGCTTTCCGGCACGACCGTCATCAACATCATGAACCTGTTCTGCACCTTCCTGCACTGGTGCAAGAAGATGAAGTATTCCGACAACGAGGTCTATGTCCTCTACGGCTGCAAGGAGCCCACCTACGGCGACCCGTTCTTCCTCACTTCGGAAGAGAGGAACATCCTCTACGATGCGGACTTGAACGACAACCCGAAACTGGCCGTCATACGGGACATCTTCGTGTTCCACTGCTATGTCGGCTGCCGAGTGGGTGACCTTTATAGGCTCACGAGGGCCAACATCAAGGACGGCTTCCTGGAATACATGCCGCAGAAGACGAAGAAATGCCAGGCGAAGACCGTCAGGGTGCCGCTGCATGAGAAGGCACTGAAGATACTGGAACGCTACGATGCCAATGCCGACAGGCTGTTCCCGTTCAAGCAGATACACACCTACAACCTCGGCATACGGGAGCTGCTGAAGCGTTGCGGCTTAGACAGGATGGTCACCATCCTCGACACGCACGGCTACAACACCGTGCAGAAGCCCCTGTACGAGGTGGCCACCAGCCATACGGCACGCAAGACCTTCGTGGGTAACCTATACCGGCAGGTGCCCGACCCAAACCTGATAGCCTCCATGTCGGGACACGTGGAGGGCAGCAGGGCGTTCAGCCGCTACCGCACGATAGACGATGACATGAAGCGCAGGCTTGTGGACATGATAGATTAG
- a CDS encoding site-specific integrase, with translation MKVTAFIRKTAAKNNITDQARVYFRVRDIGGVDIKAASELSINPNHWSPERQGYKPRVALVSEEKKMGFDKDVQQITHLITKEYHRGVDGSWLKGLIEEYHHPGINARGGNKADEYLLSFQIRKYVEETPLADESRKHHLDNLNKVLRYERFRHEVLHQRGFRLCIDTVTADDIRDFKLWMQEEHRYVDMYPVFYRNEKLRDVGQKRSENSMSGSLYRIRTVIKWCIKRGLTRNNPFDQYQIARPMYGDPFYLTLEERDKVYYADLSGMGATYPVYRDIFMFQCLIGCRVSDLNRLTKANIVDGFVEYIPQKTKMEHANTVRVPLNQKARDILERYKDLENALLPRFSHFGYNKKIKEILKYVGIDRTVIVLDPKTRVDVAKPLYEVATTHTARKTFIGNLYRQVKDPNLIASMSGHSEGSRAFARYRKIDDEMKKELVNLLD, from the coding sequence ATGAAAGTGACCGCATTCATCCGGAAGACCGCCGCCAAGAACAACATCACCGACCAGGCTCGGGTCTATTTCCGTGTCCGGGACATCGGCGGCGTGGACATCAAGGCCGCGAGCGAGCTGTCCATCAACCCCAACCACTGGAGCCCGGAACGGCAGGGCTACAAGCCCCGCGTGGCCCTGGTGTCGGAGGAGAAGAAGATGGGCTTCGACAAGGACGTGCAGCAGATCACCCATCTCATCACAAAAGAGTACCACCGGGGAGTGGACGGCAGCTGGCTCAAGGGGCTGATAGAGGAATACCACCATCCCGGCATCAACGCCAGGGGCGGCAACAAGGCCGACGAGTACCTGCTCTCGTTCCAGATACGGAAATACGTCGAGGAAACACCGCTTGCGGATGAAAGCCGGAAACACCACCTCGACAATCTCAACAAGGTGCTGCGCTACGAGCGTTTCCGCCACGAGGTGCTGCACCAGCGCGGCTTCCGCCTGTGCATCGACACCGTAACGGCGGATGACATCAGGGACTTCAAGCTGTGGATGCAGGAGGAACACAGGTATGTGGACATGTATCCCGTATTCTATCGGAACGAGAAACTCCGCGATGTCGGACAGAAGCGTTCCGAGAACAGCATGTCGGGCTCCCTCTACCGCATCCGCACCGTCATCAAGTGGTGTATCAAGCGCGGGCTAACAAGGAACAATCCCTTTGACCAGTACCAGATTGCCCGGCCGATGTACGGCGACCCGTTCTACCTGACGCTCGAGGAGCGTGACAAGGTGTACTACGCCGACCTGAGCGGCATGGGGGCAACCTATCCGGTCTACCGTGACATCTTCATGTTCCAGTGCCTGATAGGATGCCGTGTCAGCGACCTGAACAGGCTGACCAAGGCAAATATCGTGGACGGCTTCGTGGAGTACATCCCGCAGAAGACGAAGATGGAACATGCCAATACAGTGCGTGTGCCGCTCAACCAGAAGGCACGGGACATACTGGAACGCTACAAGGATCTGGAGAATGCCCTGCTCCCCCGCTTCTCGCACTTCGGCTACAACAAGAAGATAAAGGAGATACTCAAGTATGTGGGCATCGACCGCACGGTCATCGTCCTCGACCCGAAGACAAGGGTGGACGTGGCAAAACCTTTATACGAAGTGGCGACCACACATACCGCACGCAAAACCTTCATCGGCAACCTGTACCGACAGGTCAAGGATCCGAACCTGATAGCCTCCATGTCGGGACATTCGGAAGGAAGCCGGGCTTTCGCACGGTACCGCAAGATTGACGACGAGATGAAGAAGGAACTGGTGAACCTTCTGGACTGA